TGGCGATCACTGTCAGCAAAGCTAATGCCGCTGGGAATTAGCTTCGATATCAGCTAATGTTTCATGTTAGCAGTTGGAAATCATTATAAGACCAACATTGAAAGCAGATGATCGTCATCTGTTGAGTCTGCCTTGGTGCACTGCCCCCACCAGCGTCGATGTCGCACAAGTACTCTAAGAGAGCGCCAAATGCGCTGACTTGAGTTTCAGACATCGCTACTCTCATTAATCTGGCAAGTGAATTGTATATGCATCACCTATTCTCACAATGCGGCCGTCAACAGTAACGAGACTCCCGTTTCTGGTATCCTCCTCTCTCTTGATCTCTCTGGGAACAGCCAATCTGAATGGCAAGAACCCTTCACTCGAAAGCCATGCATTATCGTACTGCATAGCAGCAGATGACGTGTCTTCGGCATCTGGGACTGCATTTTTCACTTCACCCTTGGTCAATAATGGCTCGACCCAACTCTCATGAACGCTTGGCGTCCATATCCAAAACAGCTCTGATGACACGGGACAGAACGATCTCATCCAAATCAGACGCGATCTCTATTTCGGCCTTGGCTCAGAGGCTGGCGCCATTGAAAATGGGTCCTTTCGAGCCTGCAGTATCTTCTACCATGGCGCCTCCGAGCCTCTCTCCTCGGACGCCATCTCGGACGGTAGACGTACTCAGGAACTTTCAGACGATTGCGTCCGCGATTTGACGGCCCTAGTAAACAGGACTGCACAAGGAGAACTGATGCCCCAGAATGATCATGATCTATCGAACGTGTGTAAGAAGTTGATAGAGGCAACAGCTGGCGATCGGCCAACTGCGTGCCAGAACTATAACCTAGGGGAGTTGCACTTCCAAGGTAAGAATTGAATCGATCACCTCGTCACATTGTAGGGGCTAATTGGTTTGATAGCCTTTACGAATCAGAATATCTCCAGCGCAAGCGGCAATGGGGATTGCCCAAATTCCGACGGCGATTATAGGCTCACTCTCGTGGACTCGAACGGGTTCGTCAACGCCAATGGATCGAGTAATCTGAAGAATATGGTTCTGGGCGCTACGCCGATTGTCACGGTCTTCTATCCAGAGTCGAATTTGTCTCAGCCGGACATCCAATACGTAGCTGTGAAGCCAGAGGACACGAGTGGCTTGTTAGGACAAGTCAGCGGCTCGTTGGCATCCGGTTTTACTGCACCCACCGTGTTTGCCTTGGGGACTCTGGTCATTACctctgcttttctttccggGATTATTTGATTATATGCACTCGAACACATGGAAAGGCTGTCCAGTGGTTCATCAGGGATATGATATCAGTACCTGAGGAGTTATCGTCGTCCCGTCCCTGATGAAGAAAGTAGTCCACCATGAATCTTTCCTTTACGCTCCAACCTTGCTCCCAGAATAACCTATCTTCCCCAGGATCCTGTTCCTGAAGTATGCAAGCATGATTTTATGGTCCAGCAGCCCTAGAGGTTCAGCATTACAGCCACATAGCGACCACTAGGCGGCGATGCAGACTCACGATTTGCTAGACAAAGATGGATCGATGGTGTCTCTGCTGGATAACAACAAAATCGAGAATTCCTTGGAAGATTTCCAAGGAAAGTCTAGCAACGACATATTGGCGTTGGATATCCAACACAGGGAGCATGTATATCATGAGAATCATGAGACTAGCTATATATACTCTGGCGGTAGAAAGAGGGACATTGCTCTCTATCATTGAGATGCAGGTCCAAAAGCCACCAACATGATAGGCGCCTGGTCGTATTCTCGGCTGTATGAATGGTGAAGACTCCCACAACGTTCTACTTGCCATTCTCTCCTCAATGTTCCCTTTCACCAACAAAATAGAGCATCGTCAATGAGCCGCGCTTCAATTCTGGTCTAGCACTGACCCGGGCTTGTCTCGTTCCAGGTATGGATTGAAGCAGAACTCGATGTCCTGACTTCATGTAGCACATTTCATCACGATCGAGGTTGCCTCGTAGTGATACAAATGCTGCCATAGTAGTAACCCAGAGACGAAGTAAATCGTCCCATTGAAACTTGACTACATATCAGGACCTGCTACCTACCCACCGATTGGCGGATGGTAATAGATCCGGATCTCGGTGATACAGAAACTCCGAAGAACATTTGCTCCACGGATTTGGTGAGCTTGCGAGCATGAAGCGGACCATCTGACCGTTTCACCTCTGAGCGGCTGATCAAGAACAAATTGTTGCGGTTAAGGCTACCATTCCTTTCCGCTATTCTTTACACCATGCTGTCCATCCGCTCCATCCTGGGTTCTTCAGCCCGGGCcttccgccagcttctcccgAGTCAGCCATTCTCTCACCACTTCCTCTCGCGGTCACTATCACAACTATCAAGAGTATCGGTCGGCAACAGCCTTCGGAGCTTGCGTTCTGCGAAGCAGCATGACGCCAATGTGGGTGTTGTGGGTTCCACTGTGCGACATCTCGAGCAGGTTCGGGGCATGAAGACGAGGTCGTCCGTTAAGCGGTTATGCGATGGTTGCAAGGTATGAATTATGCTGCCTGCATGGCCTACATCATACTAACGGCTGCTTGTCAATAGCCTGTTCGGAGGAAGAACCGAGTTTACATCATCTGGTCAGTATCGGCGACTCCCTTTACATTCGATTGGCCGAAGTCTGACCATGCGCAAATACAGTTCGAAGAATCCTAAGCACAAGCAACGTCAAGGAAAATAATTGCGTGCAGCAGAGAGCAGAGGAAATGGTGAAACGATCTCCATCTACTGTTTGAACCATGAAGGAAGCCTTATCAACTGTATCACGGTACGGTGCTTGGTTGGATTCGGCACAGACATGCTTCATTGGACATATGGTTTCGTTGTGATACTCGGGATATGCATGCTCAACTTTATTATCGGTCATTGGATCCGGCGCTCATGTTATTTTGTACATTAGACAACTTTCTCACTATGTCACTTCTTTTCAGAAGACCAGTCTCCTCTACATCTGTTTCGTCTTGAATCCCTGCACTCATTCAACCACCCTTTCTCTGGTCTACCACCCTATCAAGACTTCTGAACTCCGAGCTTAAGTCACGTCCAATGCTCTCAGGTGAAGAGCGTCAGAGTTCAGATATCGTGTCGCTTCACTTGGTACGAGATTCCACTGCCTCCACCAAATTGCACTGTCACTCTATCGGAAGTCACTGTCATTGCTGATGAACGAGCAATGGCATGCGCACAAGTAGGGAGGTATGAATCAGTGGCTTCCTTGACTCAGTGCGAGCAGACACTCCTTTTGATGTTGCAAGATTTGGCATTGTGCTCCTGTGGCTCAGGAATGCGGGATGAACCCTCTGCCTTTTGGTATATTTGCCCCGAAACTCGAGAACTCCTCACTCGTGTCCAAGTCCACTTACTCTTTGAAAACTATCTAACAGCTGCTAGGTAAGAAGTGGGTTCGGGAAACCTCCAACATCATGGTTCGCCGTTATGCGCACCTCCTGGTCTTAATGCCAGCGACCACCGCAACACTGCTATTCTCGCAGCAAACGTTTGATGGAAACAACAACCTCAAACACAATTGGCGCAATGGGACTGTACGTGGTCTGCAGCAACCACGGGATCACCTCTCACAAGCGAAGGACCAAAGGTAGAAAAGGCGTTGCAAAGGGTCAAGAAAGCCGTGTTCGACGAGCCTCACGCCGGACTTCTGGTGGGATTATTGTACGGCGACTACGGACAATTACCGTGATGAGGCGAAGTGTGGTTAGGACGTTTGGTCAATGGCCTATATTGTCATCACTGTGACTTGAAATTACAGATCTGGATTCAAATTTTGTCTTGAGTAGGCTGTCTGATATAGGCGCTCTACGACTGCAATGGCTCACCCATACCGCCAAACGTTACGCTCTTGATCGTAAGGAACTCGTCGATTCCGTACTTGCTGCCCTCACGGCCGAAACCGCTCTGTTTAACACCACCGAATCTAGCGAGAGTTAGCACAATGCAGTAGCATTCCCTTTGACAAAGACACTTACGGAGTGGCGACATCGCTAATAAGTCCTGTATTGACCCCCACCATACCGACCTCCAGCGCCTCTGCAACCCGGAAAATGCGCTTGACGTTTCCGCTGAAGAAGTAGCCGGCAAGGCCGACCTCGGCACGATTGGCCAGCTCGACGACCTCTTTCTCGGTCTCAAAGGGGAAAATTCCAGCCACAGGGCCGAACGTCTCCTCGGAGGCCATCAACATGTCCTTGCTCATCTCGGCGAGGACAGTCAATTCGTAGAAGTTGGGGCCCAGCTCGGGGACTTTTTGGCCTCCCGCGACAAGCTTGGCTCCCTTGGCTTGAGCGTCCTTAACGTGCTGGTCGACCTTTTCGGTAGCACGCTCGTGGATAAGCGGGCCGTGAGTGACACCGTCCCCGAAGCCGGAGCCGAGCTTGAAGTTCTTGACCTTTGCCGCGAAGCGCTTGACGAATTCATCATACACACCTCTCTGGACGTAGATCCGGTTAGCGCAGACGCAGGTCTGGCCTGAGCTACGGAACTTGGAGGCAATGGCCCCGGCGACTGCGGCATCGAGgtcgtcgacatcatcgaACACAATGAAGGGTGCGTTTCCGCCCAGCTCCCAGGACACCTTCTTGATAGTTGACGAAGCCTGCTTCATGAGCAGCCTACCAACGTTGGTCGAACCGGTGAATGAAACCTTGCGGACTTCAGGATGGGTGGTGATCACCTCTCCCACCTCCGGTGTGTTTTTGAGTGAAGTCACCATGTTGACAACTCCTTTGGGAATACCAGCACGATGAGCCAGCTCCGCAATGGCGTTCGCTGTGAAAGGTGTTTCGCCAGGAGTCTTGCAGACAACCGTGCAACCCGCCGCCAGAGCCGGTCCAACCTTTCTTGTGATCATAGCAGCGGGGAAATTCCACGGCGTTATCAAGCCGCAGACGCCAACGGGTTGCTTCAACGTCATGACTCGGTTGCCGGGAACTGAGGCGGGGATTGTGTCGCCGTAAATCCGAGGTGCTTCCTCACTGAACCAttcgaagaagctggctgcgTAATTCACCTCGCCCTTGGCATCAGCTAGGGGCTTCCCGTTCTCCCATGTAATCAATGTTGCTAGGTCTTCAGAGTTGTCCATCATCAATTGGTACCATCGTCGCAACATGCGGGCACGCTCGCGCGCAAGGGTTGTGCGGAACTTGGGAAAAGCAGCAGAGGCGGCCTCAATGGCCTTTTCTGTGTCGAGGGCGTCGAATTCCGGACATGTGCCGATAAGTTTTCCAGAGGCGGGATCTAAGGGGAATATGGAATAAGTTTCATTCTAACACCAGGAGAGCACCAGCCTTACCATGAACCTCGAATGTTTTCCCCGACTCTGCGTCTACCCACTGTCCATTGACATAGGCCTTCTCAATGAAGAGAGACGGGTCTTTCAGCTACAGTAGCAGTTGTGAGCTCGTTGCCAAAAATGCCAGCCTTCTTTCAAGAGTGGCCTTACCGGTGGTACAACATGGCTTTTTGAGTATAACCTTTTGGCATGAAGTGTGGGTACGGCAAAGGGATACCGAGCTCGCGATCTCAACAATTGCCGCGAAACCGGACGGATAATCCTCTCCATGGTGATCTTATGATGGGCCCTCGAGGGGACTAAGCTGCCTTCGGTGGCACAGAGATCTTGAACCAACAAAAAAGATAATCAATAGGTATGATTCTCCTCCCTCACTCGTTATGCGGGGAAAGTCGTTACGCTCTTGCGCCAACGGAGTCCTGGGATCTGCGGAAACAAGAAGATCtaaagggctttatctacgggaggaggaaaaagttATCTTTATACTTTATAAATCCAGGGAAGGATGGATCCAACGATGGAGTATGTAAAGTAATGCTAATCGTATCTCCGAGCTTGTCAAGCATTCATTACCACCAGTTTCCTCTAAGCGGGGAGAGATGTCCATCACGTGGGTCGACGTCATTCTTAGAACAGCACGCATCTATTCTCCACACTCGTTCCTATTGCAATGGTAGAGTTGATTCATGTAGATTTTGGACAATGCGCACAATGTGTAGTCGCAAGTCACAGTGATAGAGAAATAGTTGCTCTGTTGAAGATCAGAGACTTGTTCAAGCAACCCCGAATTTCGATATCAAATACATCAACCCGTATCGATAGAACACGGCCAGAAGTGCGGACCGGGAGCTCGGCACCTCCGGCCAGTAATATTGGCTTATTTAACCAGCTCCGGTAGATGTAGCCAATAGTACAGCTCAAGGACACCGACGTACTGTGGTGAATTACAAAATGTGACCAAATAATTTACCTTATCAATTGAGGACCAGCTAAAGGACTATTTAGAACTGGATAAACCAGAGTTGATCCATTAGACCTGAATCTAGTGGCTAGTATTCGAACTGGATCTTAGGGATGTCAACACTTTAGCAACCTGTTTGCTAACCGCTCACTGACGGAGCGCGGGACCTGGCACCTGCAGACTTGAGACTGGCGCTCCTGGACCGGTACCCGGCATGCATTCGCTTCATGTGCAAGTTGAGATTCCATGTCCGAGTGAAACCATCGATATGTCGGGGACATGACTTGACAGGACACACTATGTCTTGCTTGCGATGCTGCCCTTTTCCTTTGAGTCGTTGTGTGCTACCAGCTGCCTCCGATGTTGGACTGCTGGGACGAGACGTCGAGCCAATTGTAGACGCTGCGCGGGAGCGCGATTTTCGCGATTGAGTTCGACTAGGAGGGGAAGGCACGATCTGCTCTGGTTCAGACTCATCGGTCTCGTTCTCAACATACTCCCACTTGTTGACATCTCCTTCCTTCGAATGCTGTAGTTGACCCTCACTGAAGGTCCGGAATTCCATATCCTCCCCGAAAAGAGCGGCACATCTGCGAGCAGTGCGCATAACAGCAGCATGCGGCAAGCCTATGATGGAAGCAACACCTAATACTTCACTCCAGTCCCGAAGTCCACGGCGAATGCGACTGGCTGATCGCCTGCGA
The Aspergillus fumigatus Af293 chromosome 4, whole genome shotgun sequence DNA segment above includes these coding regions:
- the uga2 gene encoding NAD-dependent succinate-semialdehyde dehydrogenase → MERIIRPVSRQLLRSRARYPFAVPTLHAKRLYSKSHVVPPLKDPSLFIEKAYVNGQWVDAESGKTFEVHDPASGKLIGTCPEFDALDTEKAIEAASAAFPKFRTTLARERARMLRRWYQLMMDNSEDLATLITWENGKPLADAKGEVNYAASFFEWFSEEAPRIYGDTIPASVPGNRVMTLKQPVGVCGLITPWNFPAAMITRKVGPALAAGCTVVCKTPGETPFTANAIAELAHRAGIPKGVVNMVTSLKNTPEVGEVITTHPEVRKVSFTGSTNVGRLLMKQASSTIKKVSWELGGNAPFIVFDDVDDLDAAVAGAIASKFRSSGQTCVCANRIYVQRGVYDEFVKRFAAKVKNFKLGSGFGDGVTHGPLIHERATEKVDQHVKDAQAKGAKLVAGGQKVPELGPNFYELTVLAEMSKDMLMASEETFGPVAGIFPFETEKEVVELANRAEVGLAGYFFSGNVKRIFRVAEALEVGMVGVNTGLISDVATPFGGVKQSGFGREGSKYGIDEFLTIKSVTFGGMGEPLQS